The following are encoded together in the Desulfococcus multivorans genome:
- the glnD gene encoding [protein-PII] uridylyltransferase, with protein MRHKSDNPLNTLARQQKFLIADFLKGEVPDFVRRYTRCFDAYFRASYENSVIGPKLDIRRNPYAVVALGGYGREEQCIHSDVDLLILFDREVPEAAAALIEEIIYPLWDIGVEVGHATRSLDECITAAIEDIETLTAFLDARFICGMSHLYSKLLDLFREKVIYDDPDGVIGRVVKRNQERHQSFGDSTYLLEPNLKEGQGGLRDYHTMLWVARIRNQLTQPRDLEYHGCLSYKEYQALSQALAFIWQVRNHLHYLSGRKCDQLYFIYQERLAADLGYVYRDGQQPVERFLGVLHRHMGFLKQQQQLVVYELEKGKAKRRSLKSLEKVNAEGIAIVDGMLNFVSSKMIPKQSEILMRIFEESARLKMPLSIEARRLVREFLYCVDGRFRESESVRSAFEKILLTPVIKFNVLEAMSETGFLEAFIPQFNEIVNRIQYDEYHLYPVHRHLLRTVQTLKKFGTPDDPTTKPLCGQIYEDLTRRERIALIWAGLLHDIGKGMSSGNHSEKGAEMIREILSERGYPPEMIETVAFLVREHLFLIKIATRRDIQDEETALVCARRIGDTDRLKMLYLLSVADSVATGPKAWSGWTAALLEALFLNVSSLFREGELTSAGALALIEEKRNYVLTLSEHPGTRESMDALFRMMPPRYLLNTSRENIARHIALYNRLGKAHFVWTVEKSIGLKTRTVTICARDCPGLFARISGVFTLNGMDILAAQVYTWRNNIALDVFEVKPPPDSFYETRKWEHAEADLESALLGSLDLEAALSEKMKTYAVDKPWRPEKSPRVNVDNESSSFFTIVEVFTYDFPGLLYKITDALFKCRLDVWVAKIATNADQVVDVFYVRDFDGQKADSPEQVAALETALMTVLSEASDSRNGKPERSRIIG; from the coding sequence GTTGCTTCGACGCGTATTTTCGCGCATCCTATGAAAACAGTGTGATCGGACCAAAGCTGGACATCCGACGGAACCCCTATGCCGTCGTCGCCCTCGGTGGATACGGTCGGGAGGAGCAGTGCATCCATTCCGATGTGGACCTGCTCATTCTGTTCGATCGGGAGGTCCCGGAAGCGGCGGCAGCACTGATCGAGGAGATCATCTATCCCCTGTGGGACATCGGTGTGGAGGTCGGTCATGCGACCCGTTCCCTTGATGAGTGTATCACCGCGGCCATCGAGGACATCGAAACGCTGACGGCCTTTCTGGATGCCCGGTTCATCTGCGGCATGTCCCATCTCTACTCGAAACTTCTGGATTTGTTTCGGGAAAAGGTCATCTATGATGATCCGGACGGTGTGATCGGACGGGTTGTCAAGCGGAACCAGGAGCGCCACCAGAGTTTCGGCGACTCCACTTATCTTCTGGAACCGAATCTGAAGGAGGGGCAGGGCGGCCTGCGGGATTACCATACCATGCTCTGGGTGGCCCGTATCCGAAACCAGCTTACCCAACCGCGGGACCTGGAGTATCACGGCTGTCTTTCCTACAAGGAATACCAGGCGCTGAGCCAGGCACTGGCATTTATCTGGCAGGTACGGAATCACCTTCACTACCTGTCCGGCCGGAAATGCGATCAGCTCTATTTCATCTATCAGGAGCGGTTGGCCGCTGATTTGGGGTATGTTTACCGGGACGGACAGCAGCCCGTCGAGCGCTTTCTGGGGGTGCTGCACCGGCACATGGGTTTTCTGAAGCAGCAGCAGCAGCTGGTGGTCTACGAATTGGAGAAGGGAAAAGCCAAGCGGCGCAGTCTGAAATCTCTTGAAAAAGTGAACGCCGAAGGTATCGCGATCGTCGATGGGATGCTCAATTTCGTGTCTTCCAAAATGATCCCCAAACAGTCGGAGATCCTCATGAGGATTTTCGAGGAGAGTGCCCGTCTCAAGATGCCCCTCAGCATCGAGGCCCGACGGCTCGTCAGGGAGTTTCTTTACTGCGTCGACGGCCGATTTCGTGAATCCGAGTCTGTCCGGTCGGCCTTTGAGAAGATCCTCCTGACACCGGTGATCAAGTTCAATGTCCTGGAGGCCATGTCGGAAACGGGTTTTCTGGAAGCGTTTATTCCCCAGTTCAATGAGATCGTCAACCGGATTCAATATGATGAGTATCATCTCTACCCGGTGCATCGGCACCTTTTGCGAACGGTGCAGACGCTCAAAAAATTCGGTACGCCGGACGATCCCACCACCAAGCCCCTTTGCGGGCAGATCTACGAGGATCTGACCCGTCGGGAGCGCATCGCCCTCATCTGGGCCGGGCTGCTCCACGATATCGGCAAAGGTATGTCCAGCGGGAATCACTCCGAAAAAGGGGCGGAGATGATCCGGGAAATCCTTTCGGAAAGAGGATATCCGCCGGAAATGATCGAGACCGTTGCCTTTCTGGTGCGGGAGCACCTCTTCCTGATCAAGATCGCGACGCGACGGGATATACAGGACGAGGAGACCGCCCTCGTCTGTGCCCGAAGGATTGGTGACACCGACCGTCTGAAAATGCTCTATTTGCTGTCGGTGGCGGATTCCGTCGCCACCGGCCCCAAAGCCTGGAGCGGATGGACCGCCGCGCTGCTCGAGGCGCTTTTCCTGAACGTTTCGAGCCTGTTCAGGGAGGGGGAGTTGACCTCCGCAGGTGCCTTGGCGCTGATCGAAGAGAAGCGGAACTACGTACTGACCCTTTCGGAACATCCGGGAACCCGTGAATCGATGGATGCGTTGTTCCGGATGATGCCGCCGCGGTACCTCCTGAATACGTCCAGGGAGAATATCGCCCGGCATATCGCCCTTTACAACCGCCTCGGGAAGGCTCACTTCGTCTGGACGGTAGAGAAATCCATCGGTCTCAAGACCCGGACCGTGACCATCTGCGCCCGGGATTGCCCCGGTCTCTTTGCCCGGATCTCCGGTGTGTTCACCCTGAACGGCATGGATATCCTGGCGGCCCAGGTCTATACATGGCGCAACAATATCGCCCTGGATGTTTTCGAGGTCAAGCCGCCGCCCGACAGTTTTTATGAAACCCGGAAATGGGAGCATGCTGAAGCCGACCTGGAATCGGCGTTGTTGGGAAGCCTCGATCTCGAGGCGGCGCTATCGGAAAAGATGAAGACCTATGCCGTAGACAAGCCCTGGCGACCCGAAAAGTCGCCTCGGGTGAATGTGGACAATGAAAGCTCCAGTTTTTTCACCATCGTCGAGGTCTTCACCTACGATTTTCCGGGGCTGTTGTACAAAATTACGGATGCACTGTTCAAATGTCGCCTGGATGTCTGGGTGGCGAAGATTGCAACGAATGCCGATCAGGTGGTGGATGTCTTCTATGTCCGGGACTTCGACGGCCAGAAGGCGGACAGCCCCGAACAGGTGGCGGCCCTCGAAACGGCCCTCATGACGGTCCTGTCGGAAGCCTCGGACAGTCGAAACGGAAAGCCTGAACGATCGCGCATTATCGGTTGA